The Methyloceanibacter stevinii sequence CTCGCGCGCGAGCTTGTCGGGGAACTTCAGAACCGGTATCCGGACGTAGACATCACCCCCTCCTTGCGGACACGGGGCGAGCGCTATGGCGAGTTGGTCGACCTGACCATCTACCGCTGTATTCAGGAAGGCGTCACCAACGCGATCCGGCACGGCAACGCACGAGCCATTCGTGTCGACTTGTTCGACAAGCGTCCCAAGCGCGGCGCCAGGCTCTTGCACCTTCTTATTCAAGACGACGGCAAGGGCGTGTCGCCCGGCACGTCTCTCGGCTTTGGGCTGACGGCCATGCGCGAACGCGTGCAGGCCCTGTCCGGCACCTGGCGGATCGAGAACGTGTCATCGAAAGGCACGCTGCTGAAGATCGTCATTCCAGTCACCGCGGCGCTGGCGAAGACCAAAGCCGCCGCACCCAGAATACTCGACGACACCGAGGTTACATAAATGCAGGTTCTCGTAATCGACGACCATCCCATCGTGCTGGAGGGCTGCAAGCAGCTTCTCAAGTTCGCGGGGGCAAAAAAGATCGTACAGACGGAAAGTCTCGCGGAAGGGTTTCAGCTCTACCGCAGCAAGAAGCCGGACGTGATCATCGTGGACTTGGCGATGCGCACCGGGGCGCTTGGCGGGCTGTCCTTCATCCGTCGCCTGCGGCTACACGACAGCCGCACACCCGTGCTTGTGTTCAGCATGCACAGCGACCCCTTCATCGTGTCGCAGGCGCTGAAGCTCGGCGCCAACGGCTACATCCTCAAGGACACGTCGGGCGACGAGATCGTCAAAGCGTTCGACGCCATCCGCAACGGCGTCCCGTATCTGAGCCATGAGCTCGCCTCCAACATTGCGTTTATGGAGGCGCGCGGGCACACCAAGAACCCGCTGCACGCGATCACGGAGCGTGAGCTGCAGATTCTGTCGCTGCTGGCGGAAGGCAAGTCCTACGCCCAAATCGCCTCTGACCTCCACGTGAGCTACAAGACGATTGCGAACACCTGCAGTCAGCTGAAGTCCAAACTGCGGGTTCAGTCTCTGCCCGAGCTCATGCGGCTCGCGATCGAGAACCTTCCGTCCGTGCCCGGACGAAGCTTGAAGCAGTAGCGAGAGCGGACGGACGCCCTTTGCCTCGGCGCTGCCAGGTCGGCGCGCGTCAACTCTTGTCGTGCTTCGGGGGCGCGGTGTCAGGATGCGGGAGCGGCTTGGCTTCGGCCGCGGTGCCTTTCTCGTCACGCACGCGGAAGAACCAACCCGATGTGGGAATGAGGAAGTAGCCCGGCACAAAGCGGGCGAGCGTCACGACGGCGTGGTTCAGCCAGCCTTCGATGATGATCCAGTTGCCGTGCTTGAAGCGCCGATAGGACGCTTCGGCCAGGCGCTCCGGCGTCATCCTGGGCAGGTAGCGCGCGTAGAAGGAGTTCTCAGCGCCGCCCTCTGCATGAATGTCCGTTTCGATCACGCCCGGCGCAACCATGCAAACCCGCACGCCCGTTCCCATGACTTCGTAAGCAAGCGCCCGGCTCCAGGAG is a genomic window containing:
- a CDS encoding response regulator transcription factor, encoding MQVLVIDDHPIVLEGCKQLLKFAGAKKIVQTESLAEGFQLYRSKKPDVIIVDLAMRTGALGGLSFIRRLRLHDSRTPVLVFSMHSDPFIVSQALKLGANGYILKDTSGDEIVKAFDAIRNGVPYLSHELASNIAFMEARGHTKNPLHAITERELQILSLLAEGKSYAQIASDLHVSYKTIANTCSQLKSKLRVQSLPELMRLAIENLPSVPGRSLKQ